Proteins found in one Petrotoga sibirica DSM 13575 genomic segment:
- a CDS encoding ABC transporter substrate-binding protein — MRKTFVLVFLVVLVTFTLFSQEVIKIGMNFELTGPISGYGQMSRDGVLLANKLKPTVNIGGKEIKVEVVAVDNKSDKAESANAIRRLIDYEKVIAVIGPATSSAALAAASIAEERQIPMVVNTATNPLVAQNKKYVFRTCFEDTLQGFLLATFAWDELGAKNVAIMIDVAQDYVVGLANYFEKAFEQFGGTYFTEFYTTGDQDFTAQLTDALSKNPDAIFMPGYYAEIALICKQARDLGFTGPMFAGDGADAPELIQIGGEYVEGVSYTTYFHEDAELSPATKPFVEAYQKEYHRRADAFGALGYDAYMVIVNAIESAQSTDPIKIRDAIAKTKDYPGVAGTITYPEGSGNPIKPAVINMVENGQFVFRTVIKPRM, encoded by the coding sequence ATGAGAAAAACTTTTGTTTTAGTGTTTTTGGTAGTCCTTGTGACCTTCACACTCTTTAGTCAAGAAGTTATCAAAATTGGTATGAACTTCGAACTAACCGGTCCTATCTCTGGGTATGGTCAAATGTCAAGAGATGGTGTATTGTTAGCCAACAAGTTGAAACCAACAGTCAACATCGGAGGTAAAGAAATTAAAGTAGAAGTCGTAGCTGTTGACAATAAATCAGACAAAGCAGAATCAGCCAACGCGATAAGAAGACTGATAGATTACGAAAAGGTAATCGCAGTTATTGGACCTGCAACGAGTTCAGCAGCATTAGCTGCAGCTTCAATAGCAGAAGAAAGGCAAATCCCTATGGTGGTTAACACCGCCACTAATCCTTTAGTTGCTCAAAACAAAAAGTATGTCTTCAGAACCTGTTTTGAAGATACTTTACAAGGTTTTCTACTTGCAACATTTGCCTGGGATGAACTTGGAGCTAAAAACGTCGCTATAATGATCGATGTAGCACAAGATTACGTCGTGGGACTTGCCAATTATTTTGAAAAAGCTTTTGAACAGTTTGGGGGAACCTATTTCACAGAATTTTATACAACCGGTGATCAAGATTTTACCGCTCAACTTACCGATGCCCTTTCAAAAAATCCAGATGCTATTTTTATGCCAGGGTACTACGCTGAAATAGCCTTAATCTGTAAACAAGCCAGAGATTTAGGTTTCACAGGTCCTATGTTTGCTGGAGATGGTGCGGACGCTCCAGAACTAATACAAATAGGCGGAGAATATGTAGAAGGAGTATCTTATACAACTTACTTTCACGAGGATGCAGAGTTATCCCCTGCTACTAAACCTTTTGTAGAGGCCTATCAAAAAGAATACCACAGAAGAGCCGACGCATTCGGAGCTTTGGGGTACGATGCTTACATGGTAATAGTTAACGCTATTGAGTCTGCTCAGTCTACAGACCCCATAAAAATTAGAGATGCTATAGCGAAAACTAAAGACTACCCCGGTGTTGCTGGTACAATTACCTATCCCGAAGGTTCAGGAAATCCTATAAAACCTGCGGTAATAAATATGGTTGAAAATGGACAATTTGTTTTCCGTACCGTTATAAAACCCAGGATGTAA
- a CDS encoding branched-chain amino acid ABC transporter permease has protein sequence MTIQMFFQHLANAISLGGIYALIAIGYTMVYGILNLINFAHGDIFTFSMYFAFYAVTLFLFPWWASFIFAIVLTTLLGATIERVAYRPLRKANAPKISALITAIGVSFFLQNFAIVVFGGRAKSFNPQLGVYPTQFAQVLKFRDVRIPLLTFIIIGASILALLILIWIVYRTKAGMAMRAVSKDVTAAKLMGINTDKTISQTFMLGSALAAVGGILWAMKYPQIYPYTGMIPGLKAFIAAVVGGIGSIPGAMLGGFILGVAEIMIVAFLPALAGYRDAIAYIILIVILLVKPNGLLGVEIGEKV, from the coding sequence TTGACTATCCAAATGTTCTTTCAACATCTAGCAAATGCCATCTCACTTGGCGGCATATATGCACTTATTGCAATAGGTTATACTATGGTTTATGGGATACTCAATTTAATAAACTTTGCACATGGTGACATTTTTACTTTTAGCATGTATTTTGCTTTTTATGCAGTGACTCTCTTTTTATTTCCTTGGTGGGCATCTTTTATTTTTGCTATTGTTTTAACAACTCTTCTAGGCGCTACAATTGAACGAGTCGCTTACAGACCATTAAGAAAGGCTAATGCCCCCAAGATCTCAGCATTAATCACAGCCATTGGTGTATCATTCTTCTTACAAAACTTCGCAATAGTTGTCTTTGGTGGAAGAGCAAAATCTTTCAATCCACAATTAGGAGTTTACCCAACACAGTTTGCACAAGTATTAAAATTTAGAGATGTAAGGATACCTTTATTAACCTTCATTATTATAGGTGCTTCTATTCTTGCACTCCTTATATTGATTTGGATAGTTTATAGAACAAAAGCTGGTATGGCAATGAGAGCAGTTTCTAAAGATGTTACTGCAGCAAAATTAATGGGCATAAACACTGACAAAACTATTTCTCAAACCTTTATGTTGGGGTCCGCTTTAGCAGCTGTGGGGGGTATTCTTTGGGCTATGAAATACCCTCAAATCTATCCTTATACTGGCATGATACCCGGTTTAAAGGCATTTATAGCTGCTGTTGTTGGAGGAATTGGAAGTATTCCTGGGGCTATGCTTGGAGGTTTTATTTTAGGAGTTGCAGAAATAATGATAGTCGCATTCTTGCCGGCTTTAGCAGGATATAGAGACGCTATTGCATATATTATTTTGATAGTTATTCTTCTAGTGAAACCAAACGGGCTTCTCGGGGTTGAAATCGGGGAGAAGGTGTGA
- a CDS encoding branched-chain amino acid ABC transporter permease, giving the protein MEKTLTFKTKFFLTILFILVIFLLLLTANNKASDYLILILNLMAINIIFAVSLTFINGITGIFSLGHVGFIAIGAYVSSILTLSPAQKEISFLIKPLIYPLNVIQIPFLPAIIIAGLVAAAFGYLVAAPSLRLIGDYLAIATLGLGEVVRVIANNTWAVTNGALGLKSIPQYSNLWWTWGFALITVVFISSLVKSSYGRALKAIREDPVAAKSMGINVFSHQVVTFVIGSFFAGVGGALWAHLITTIDPKSFMFQKTFEILIMVVIGGLGSISGAIMGASLYTVGLEFLRVLEEPISIGSIYIPGIPGMRMVVLSLILIIIMLFWRRGIMGRNEITWDGIYELITKLKNKIVMRKDE; this is encoded by the coding sequence ATGGAAAAAACTCTAACTTTTAAGACCAAATTCTTTTTGACTATTCTTTTTATTTTGGTGATCTTTTTATTACTGTTGACAGCAAATAACAAAGCGAGTGATTATTTAATTTTGATATTGAATTTGATGGCAATTAACATAATATTTGCCGTAAGTTTAACCTTTATTAATGGCATTACAGGCATTTTTTCATTGGGGCATGTTGGATTCATTGCAATTGGGGCATATGTATCTTCCATTTTAACACTTTCTCCTGCTCAAAAAGAGATAAGTTTTTTGATAAAACCCTTAATATACCCTTTAAATGTTATCCAAATCCCTTTCTTACCTGCAATTATAATTGCGGGACTGGTAGCCGCAGCGTTTGGATATTTAGTCGCTGCCCCATCTCTCCGTTTAATAGGAGATTATTTAGCCATCGCAACTCTTGGATTAGGTGAAGTAGTGAGAGTTATCGCAAATAATACATGGGCCGTCACAAATGGGGCTTTGGGTTTAAAAAGCATCCCGCAATATTCTAACCTATGGTGGACTTGGGGATTTGCTTTAATAACGGTTGTCTTCATTTCTAGTTTAGTTAAAAGTAGTTATGGAAGAGCTTTAAAGGCTATCAGAGAAGATCCAGTTGCTGCTAAATCTATGGGAATTAACGTTTTTTCTCATCAAGTAGTTACTTTTGTAATTGGCTCTTTTTTTGCCGGAGTTGGTGGAGCGTTATGGGCACACCTTATTACTACAATCGATCCTAAATCTTTCATGTTTCAAAAAACCTTTGAAATATTGATAATGGTGGTCATCGGTGGACTCGGAAGTATTAGTGGAGCTATAATGGGGGCATCACTTTATACCGTAGGATTAGAGTTCCTTAGAGTTCTAGAAGAACCCATATCCATTGGTTCTATCTACATACCAGGTATCCCCGGAATGAGAATGGTTGTTTTATCTCTCATTCTTATAATTATAATGCTCTTCTGGAGAAGAGGCATAATGGGAAGAAATGAAATAACATGGGATGGCATTTATGAATTGATAACAAAATTAAAAAATAAAATAGTAATGAGAAAGGATGAATGA
- a CDS encoding ABC transporter ATP-binding protein: MSNQNDNEYILEFENVTKKFGGLIAVNNFNGYLKNGELLGLIGPNGAGKTTLFNLITGIYTPNIGKILFKKQKINSKKPHEVTQLGIARTFQNIRLFKEMTVLENVLVSQHLKLKNWIWLFKSVLKTPDVLKVEKEMQNEAWNLLEEVGLAVYANDKANSLPYGLQRKLEIARALATGAKLLLLDEPAAGMNPHETSELMEFIKHIRQEYKLSILIIEHDMKVIMGICERIYVLDYGKKIAEGSPEEIQKDPLVIKAYLGEELAI; this comes from the coding sequence ATGAGTAACCAAAATGATAACGAATATATCTTAGAATTTGAGAATGTAACGAAGAAATTCGGAGGTTTAATAGCTGTCAACAATTTCAATGGCTATCTAAAAAATGGCGAATTACTTGGTCTAATAGGTCCCAATGGAGCAGGGAAAACCACTCTTTTCAACTTGATTACCGGTATATACACTCCTAACATTGGAAAAATTTTATTTAAGAAACAAAAAATAAATTCTAAAAAACCTCATGAAGTCACTCAGTTGGGAATTGCTAGAACTTTCCAAAATATTCGTTTGTTTAAAGAAATGACAGTTCTAGAAAATGTTTTAGTCTCTCAGCATTTGAAATTGAAGAATTGGATTTGGCTTTTTAAAAGTGTTTTAAAAACACCTGACGTTTTAAAAGTAGAAAAAGAAATGCAAAATGAAGCTTGGAACCTTCTGGAAGAGGTCGGTTTGGCTGTTTACGCTAATGACAAGGCAAACTCTCTTCCATATGGATTACAAAGAAAGCTAGAAATCGCAAGAGCACTTGCCACCGGAGCAAAACTACTTCTATTAGACGAACCTGCAGCAGGAATGAATCCTCATGAAACGAGTGAATTAATGGAATTTATAAAACACATACGACAAGAATATAAGTTATCTATTCTCATTATAGAACACGACATGAAAGTTATTATGGGAATTTGTGAGCGTATATATGTATTGGATTATGGGAAAAAAATTGCTGAAGGAAGTCCAGAGGAGATTCAAAAAGATCCTTTGGTAATAAAAGCCTATTTAGGTGAGGAGTTGGCAATATGA
- a CDS encoding ABC transporter ATP-binding protein translates to MNSDNSNIILKISDMHIHYGGIHAVKGIDIEIKKNEITTLIGSNGAGKTTTMNGIMNVVKKTGGKVLFDNTDITSIETHKIVEKGVVLVPEGRRIFPNLTVLENLRLGSYSRKDSEKINEDFDWVLTLFPRLKERLKQLGGTLSGGEQQMLAVARGLMSRPKVLMLDEPSLGLAPILVKEVLETIEKICEEGVTILLVEQNAVGALKIAHYGYVLETGKIVLEGPAEDLLGNDEVRKTYLGVTV, encoded by the coding sequence ATGAACAGCGATAATTCAAACATAATTCTTAAAATATCTGATATGCACATCCACTATGGTGGCATCCATGCAGTAAAAGGAATAGATATAGAAATTAAAAAGAATGAAATCACAACCTTGATTGGATCAAATGGAGCAGGAAAAACCACAACCATGAACGGAATAATGAATGTAGTGAAAAAGACCGGTGGGAAGGTGCTTTTCGATAATACTGATATTACAAGCATAGAAACACATAAGATTGTAGAAAAGGGCGTAGTTCTAGTCCCTGAAGGCAGACGTATATTCCCCAATCTAACGGTTTTAGAAAACCTCCGTTTGGGTTCGTATTCTCGCAAAGACTCTGAAAAGATAAACGAAGATTTCGATTGGGTACTCACACTCTTCCCACGATTAAAGGAGAGGCTTAAGCAACTTGGAGGCACACTATCTGGCGGAGAACAACAAATGTTAGCCGTTGCAAGAGGGCTAATGTCAAGACCAAAGGTTCTGATGCTCGACGAGCCTTCTCTTGGGCTAGCTCCGATACTGGTCAAAGAAGTTTTAGAAACTATTGAAAAAATATGTGAAGAGGGAGTAACCATATTGTTAGTAGAACAAAACGCCGTTGGTGCGCTAAAAATCGCTCATTATGGTTATGTTTTAGAAACCGGCAAAATTGTTCTTGAAGGACCTGCAGAAGATCTCTTGGGAAACGATGAAGTCAGAAAAACTTATCTAGGAGTAACGGTTTAA
- a CDS encoding (2Fe-2S)-binding protein, with the protein MRIQNHPILSFNRGKQIKFYYNGKELIGYEGETIAAALYANGIFKFSESKKLKRPRGIFCAIGHCSSCLMTVDGVPNVRTCITPLKAGMRVESQNIGVEVNE; encoded by the coding sequence ATGAGAATACAAAATCATCCCATACTAAGTTTTAATAGAGGAAAACAGATAAAATTCTATTACAACGGCAAAGAATTGATAGGTTACGAAGGAGAAACCATTGCAGCAGCTTTGTATGCAAATGGTATTTTTAAATTTAGTGAAAGTAAGAAATTAAAAAGACCAAGAGGAATTTTTTGCGCTATTGGGCATTGTTCCTCTTGTTTGATGACAGTTGATGGGGTTCCAAACGTAAGAACGTGTATAACTCCTTTAAAAGCTGGAATGAGAGTGGAATCCCAAAATATAGGAGTTGAGGTAAATGAGTAA
- a CDS encoding FAD-dependent oxidoreductase, with amino-acid sequence MSKIENLELLVVGGGPAGLSAALAAANYGIKVSLAEEREFLGGQLIKQTHRFFGSEKEYAGTRGIDILRKLIDEVNKNKNIEVLLSSRVLGIYEDNVVTILNDHKMKKYYPQSIIFATGASEKFLAFENNDLPGIFGAGAVQTLMNVYGVLPATNVLMIGSGNIGLIVSYQLLQAGVKVAAIVEAAPKIGGYSVHASKLRRLGVPILTSHTIKKAIGKEKVEGAVICELDSNWNEVKDTEQLIKCDAICLSVGLTPLVDLLKQRKVKTNYVSELGGYVPLRDENMETSIKNLFVAGDVSGIEEATAAMIEGQIAGLSVAKRIGKNNKREIEKRIEDAKNELELLRSGPVGKKIRKGLFKLGLNHGKNYNENFSEEALDISHLMKTGVPSEENLKNKLPSEEKVFDKGPIAISECFQRFPCDPCVKSCPFNAISENGNINNIPYVDFEKCTGCGICVSKCPGLAMFVVHKNFSETTSVVIMPYEFLPRPHRGEIVKVLDREGKYLCDGKVIRILDGKFQDKTAAVSIEIPKEYYLQARNFKVEE; translated from the coding sequence ATGAGTAAAATTGAAAACCTTGAATTATTAGTTGTAGGTGGGGGTCCTGCAGGACTTTCAGCTGCACTTGCTGCTGCTAATTACGGAATTAAAGTATCTTTAGCAGAAGAAAGAGAATTTTTAGGTGGACAACTAATAAAACAAACCCATAGATTTTTCGGTTCAGAAAAAGAATACGCAGGCACAAGGGGAATAGATATACTCAGGAAGTTGATCGACGAAGTTAACAAAAATAAAAACATAGAAGTGTTATTGTCTTCGAGGGTCTTGGGGATCTATGAAGATAACGTTGTAACTATATTAAACGATCATAAAATGAAAAAGTATTATCCTCAGAGTATTATTTTTGCAACGGGGGCATCAGAAAAATTTTTAGCTTTTGAAAACAATGACCTTCCTGGCATTTTTGGTGCCGGAGCAGTTCAGACTTTGATGAATGTTTATGGCGTATTACCAGCAACAAATGTCTTAATGATTGGTTCGGGTAATATCGGGTTGATAGTTTCTTACCAATTACTACAAGCTGGTGTAAAAGTAGCTGCAATAGTAGAAGCAGCACCAAAAATAGGTGGATACTCGGTTCATGCATCAAAACTCAGAAGGTTGGGCGTACCTATTTTAACATCTCATACCATAAAAAAAGCTATTGGAAAAGAAAAAGTTGAAGGAGCGGTAATATGTGAACTTGACAGCAATTGGAATGAAGTAAAAGATACCGAACAACTTATCAAATGCGACGCAATCTGTTTATCTGTAGGATTAACCCCGTTGGTTGACCTCTTAAAACAAAGAAAGGTGAAAACCAATTATGTTTCAGAACTGGGAGGCTACGTCCCCTTAAGAGATGAAAATATGGAAACATCAATTAAAAATTTATTTGTTGCAGGGGATGTTTCAGGGATAGAAGAAGCAACAGCAGCCATGATCGAAGGTCAAATAGCTGGTTTATCAGTTGCTAAAAGAATCGGAAAAAACAACAAAAGAGAAATTGAAAAAAGAATAGAAGATGCTAAAAATGAATTAGAATTGCTAAGATCTGGACCTGTAGGCAAGAAAATTAGGAAAGGGTTATTTAAATTAGGTTTGAATCACGGGAAAAATTATAACGAAAATTTTTCAGAAGAAGCACTCGATATCTCTCATTTGATGAAAACTGGAGTACCTTCAGAAGAAAACTTAAAAAACAAGTTACCCTCAGAAGAAAAGGTGTTTGACAAAGGACCTATAGCCATATCAGAGTGCTTTCAAAGATTCCCTTGTGATCCCTGCGTAAAAAGCTGCCCTTTCAACGCTATATCTGAAAATGGTAATATCAACAACATTCCCTACGTTGACTTTGAAAAATGCACCGGATGCGGTATATGTGTTAGCAAATGCCCAGGATTGGCAATGTTTGTAGTTCATAAAAATTTCAGTGAAACAACTTCAGTTGTAATTATGCCTTACGAATTTCTTCCAAGACCCCATAGAGGAGAAATTGTCAAGGTACTTGATAGAGAAGGAAAATATTTATGTGATGGCAAAGTAATAAGAATATTGGATGGAAAATTTCAAGACAAAACAGCCGCAGTAAGTATAGAAATTCCAAAAGAATACTATTTACAAGCCAGGAATTTTAAAGTGGAGGAATGA
- a CDS encoding (2Fe-2S)-binding protein produces the protein MDENKVIICRCEDVTLKEIRNAIREGFTTVEEIKRVTRSGMGPCQGKTCGLLIAKEISQMTGKPMEELELQNIRPPYGGITFEEVTKGTITENNK, from the coding sequence ATGGATGAAAACAAGGTAATAATTTGTAGATGTGAAGATGTAACCTTGAAAGAAATAAGGAACGCCATAAGAGAAGGTTTCACCACCGTTGAAGAAATAAAGAGGGTAACAAGAAGCGGTATGGGACCTTGTCAAGGTAAAACTTGTGGCTTGTTGATTGCAAAAGAAATTTCACAGATGACAGGCAAACCGATGGAAGAGTTAGAATTGCAAAACATCAGACCTCCCTATGGAGGAATAACCTTTGAAGAAGTAACAAAAGGAACCATAACGGAAAATAATAAATAA
- a CDS encoding NAD(P)/FAD-dependent oxidoreductase: MKNRANVVIIGGGVVGCSIAYNLAKKGVKDVVLLEKSYLSSGATGRCGAGVRQQWGTKQNCLLASESMNIFEHFADILQIKRDIELKQKGYLLLAYSDKELEQFKKNIEVQHSLNIPSVLLTPKEAKEIVPDLNIEKLVGAAYCAKDGHANPFQVTLGYAEAAQRLGVEINKFTEVKDIKTKNDAVLGVQTNKGFIECTKVVIAAGGWTQNIAKMAGVDLPIYSERHEILVTESVKNILDPMLMSFSYNIYCQQEPNGSFIMGYGPENEPPSYNMESSWEFLETMSKKATWLLPPLKNIRIIRQWAGLYNVSPDRQPIVSQINQVEGLYVACGFSGHGFMLAPAVGILMADIVTGDNLTFDVILDLERFNRGEIIEEPSVV; encoded by the coding sequence ATGAAAAATAGGGCAAACGTTGTGATAATAGGCGGAGGAGTCGTAGGCTGTTCCATCGCCTACAACCTTGCCAAAAAAGGAGTTAAAGATGTAGTATTACTTGAAAAATCCTATCTTTCAAGCGGAGCAACCGGTAGATGTGGGGCGGGAGTTAGGCAGCAATGGGGCACCAAACAAAACTGTCTTTTGGCAAGCGAAAGTATGAATATTTTTGAGCACTTTGCAGATATCCTTCAAATAAAAAGAGACATAGAATTAAAGCAAAAAGGTTACTTATTACTAGCCTACTCTGATAAAGAATTAGAACAATTTAAAAAAAATATCGAAGTTCAACACAGTTTAAATATACCTTCTGTTCTATTGACTCCTAAAGAAGCTAAAGAAATCGTTCCAGACTTAAACATAGAAAAATTGGTCGGAGCTGCCTACTGTGCTAAAGATGGGCATGCCAACCCTTTCCAAGTGACTTTGGGTTATGCTGAAGCTGCACAAAGACTGGGTGTGGAAATAAATAAATTTACCGAAGTCAAAGATATAAAAACTAAAAACGATGCAGTGTTAGGGGTACAAACAAATAAAGGTTTCATAGAATGTACGAAAGTAGTTATAGCAGCAGGAGGTTGGACACAAAATATAGCTAAAATGGCTGGAGTAGATCTACCAATTTACTCTGAAAGACACGAAATATTGGTAACAGAATCTGTTAAAAATATACTCGATCCAATGTTAATGTCCTTCTCTTACAATATTTATTGTCAACAAGAACCCAATGGAAGCTTTATCATGGGTTATGGACCGGAGAACGAACCACCTAGTTACAATATGGAAAGTTCATGGGAATTTCTTGAAACTATGTCAAAGAAGGCTACGTGGTTATTGCCTCCTCTTAAAAATATTCGCATCATTAGGCAATGGGCTGGTTTATACAACGTTTCACCAGATAGGCAACCAATAGTATCACAGATTAACCAGGTAGAAGGCCTCTATGTGGCTTGTGGATTCAGTGGACATGGTTTCATGCTTGCACCAGCCGTTGGGATTCTAATGGCAGATATAGTTACAGGTGATAACTTAACTTTCGATGTAATTTTAGATTTAGAAAGATTCAACAGGGGAGAAATCATTGAAGAACCTTCTGTTGTATAA
- the pruA gene encoding L-glutamate gamma-semialdehyde dehydrogenase translates to MKNSIPILEMPENEQILNYQPGSKEKKELKAKLSELKGEKIEIPLIIGGKEVRTGNLGKCVMPHDHSHVLAEYHKAGEKEIAMAIESSLEAKKVWDKFSWVDRLSIFKKAAELLSTNWRSTLNAATMLGQSKNVFQAEIDSACELIDFLRFNSYYATKIYMDQPKSIKGVWNRLEYRPLEGFVFAVTPFNFASIAGNLPTAPAIMGNTVLWKPASSAVYSAYFFMKLLQEAGLPDGVINFIPGPGSKIGSIVFKDPNFTGLHFTGSAPTFENMWETIGKNIRNYKTYPRIVGETGGKDFVIAHESSEIESLVTALIRGAFEYQGQKCSAVSRAYIPDNIWPKVKENLIENLKEIKIGSPENFTNFMNAVIDKEAFDKIKSYIDFAKESNEAEIIYGGKCDDSTGYFIEPTVILTTNPKFKTMVEEIFGPVLSIYVYEAKEFDNVLKLCDETSPYGLTGAIFAQDRKAIKKAEEVLVNAAGNFYINDKPTGAVVAQQPFGGARASGTNDKAGSIINLLRWVSTRSIKENFAPPKNFKYPFMKEE, encoded by the coding sequence TTGAAGAATTCGATACCTATTCTCGAAATGCCTGAAAACGAGCAAATTTTAAATTATCAGCCAGGAAGTAAGGAAAAGAAAGAATTAAAAGCAAAACTTTCTGAACTCAAAGGTGAAAAAATTGAAATCCCTCTTATAATTGGTGGAAAAGAAGTAAGAACAGGTAATCTTGGAAAATGTGTCATGCCTCACGATCATAGCCATGTATTGGCAGAATATCATAAAGCTGGTGAAAAAGAAATCGCAATGGCGATAGAAAGTTCCTTAGAGGCAAAGAAAGTTTGGGATAAATTTTCATGGGTTGATAGGCTATCCATTTTCAAAAAAGCAGCTGAACTGTTATCGACGAATTGGAGGTCAACATTAAATGCAGCTACCATGCTCGGTCAAAGCAAAAACGTTTTTCAAGCGGAAATAGATTCAGCCTGTGAATTGATAGACTTTTTAAGATTCAACTCATACTATGCAACAAAAATATACATGGATCAACCAAAATCTATCAAAGGTGTATGGAACAGATTAGAGTACAGACCTTTAGAAGGATTTGTTTTCGCAGTTACTCCATTTAATTTCGCTTCTATAGCAGGAAATCTACCCACGGCACCTGCTATCATGGGGAATACGGTTTTGTGGAAGCCTGCTTCTTCGGCTGTATATTCTGCATACTTCTTCATGAAATTACTACAAGAAGCTGGCTTGCCCGACGGAGTGATAAACTTCATACCTGGTCCAGGGTCCAAAATTGGAAGTATAGTTTTTAAAGATCCTAACTTTACTGGATTACATTTCACCGGTTCAGCTCCAACCTTTGAAAATATGTGGGAAACAATTGGGAAGAACATAAGAAATTACAAAACTTACCCCAGAATAGTTGGAGAAACAGGTGGAAAGGACTTTGTGATTGCACACGAAAGTAGTGAAATAGAATCACTGGTAACAGCGCTAATTAGAGGAGCTTTTGAATATCAAGGTCAAAAATGTTCGGCTGTCTCAAGAGCTTATATACCTGACAACATTTGGCCAAAGGTAAAAGAAAATTTGATAGAAAATTTGAAAGAAATTAAAATCGGCTCTCCAGAAAATTTCACTAACTTTATGAATGCTGTGATTGACAAAGAGGCTTTTGATAAGATAAAAAGTTACATAGATTTTGCAAAGGAAAGTAATGAAGCAGAAATAATCTATGGTGGAAAATGTGATGATTCTACTGGATATTTTATTGAGCCAACTGTAATATTAACCACTAATCCAAAGTTTAAAACTATGGTAGAAGAAATATTCGGCCCTGTTTTAAGTATCTACGTTTACGAGGCAAAAGAATTTGACAATGTATTGAAATTATGTGATGAAACTTCACCCTACGGTTTGACTGGAGCAATCTTCGCTCAAGATAGAAAGGCTATCAAAAAAGCAGAAGAAGTACTCGTTAACGCTGCTGGGAACTTTTACATCAACGATAAACCTACTGGTGCTGTAGTCGCTCAACAACCGTTTGGCGGTGCAAGGGCTTCAGGAACAAACGACAAGGCTGGAAGTATTATAAACCTTTTAAGATGGGTTTCCACCCGATCAATTAAAGAAAATTTCGCTCCACCAAAAAATTTCAAATATCCTTTCATGAAAGAAGAATGA
- a CDS encoding ABC transporter permease, with protein MLKKYFLGMNEDYINAEFVETPIGESQENFLDFILTGVIGFSLLSGGMFSMINIFGRYRKLGTIKRLKASPMKPIELTLSASSTKLFLNLVSMFIIVFLGKIIFDSSLTFNWSLLVIVFFTSSIGMMGFGILLLLLFKEPSVTIEIASILYFAMTFFSGVYFPVEFLPSSVRWVGNILPVKYVVDLVRYTGNIKQISLNAFVIINLVLFVGGLSLLFVSSEVFLKEEK; from the coding sequence TTGTTGAAAAAGTATTTTTTAGGGATGAATGAAGATTATATAAACGCGGAATTTGTTGAAACCCCCATAGGAGAAAGTCAAGAAAATTTTTTGGATTTTATTTTAACCGGGGTTATAGGATTTTCGCTTTTATCAGGCGGAATGTTTTCAATGATAAACATATTTGGAAGGTATCGAAAACTAGGCACGATTAAAAGACTTAAAGCCTCACCTATGAAACCGATAGAATTAACTTTATCGGCTTCATCTACTAAGCTTTTTTTGAATCTCGTATCTATGTTTATTATAGTTTTTTTAGGTAAAATAATATTTGATTCGAGTTTGACATTCAACTGGAGTCTGCTTGTTATAGTGTTTTTTACTTCATCTATAGGAATGATGGGATTTGGGATATTGCTTTTATTGTTGTTCAAAGAACCTTCGGTAACAATAGAAATTGCTTCTATTCTTTATTTCGCAATGACTTTCTTTTCGGGTGTATATTTTCCTGTTGAATTTTTGCCTTCATCTGTTAGATGGGTAGGTAACATTTTGCCTGTTAAATACGTGGTGGATTTGGTAAGGTATACAGGAAATATCAAACAGATTAGCTTAAACGCCTTTGTAATAATTAATTTAGTTTTGTTTGTAGGAGGGCTTTCCCTCTTGTTTGTTTCGTCTGAGGTTTTTTTGAAAGAAGAGAAATAA